The Lolium perenne isolate Kyuss_39 chromosome 6, Kyuss_2.0, whole genome shotgun sequence genome segment cactggggacgccatcaactattctttgttgaatttcatgtgagttgctatgcatgttcgtcttgtctgaagtaagagagatctaccaccttatggttaggcatgcatattgttagagaagaacattgggccgctaactaaagccatgatccatggtggaagtttcagttttggacaaatatcctcaatctcatatgagaaaattattaattgttgttacatgcttatgcataaaagtggagtccattatctgttgtctatgttgtcccggtatggatgtctaagttgagaataatcaatagcgagaaatccaatgcgagctttctccttagacctttgtacaaagtggcatagaggtacccctttgtgacacttggttaaaacatgtgcattgtgatgatccggtagtccaagctaattaggacaaggtgcgggcactattagtatactatgcatgaggcttgcaacttataagatataatttacatgatgcatatgctttattactaccgttgacaaaattgtttcatgttttcaaaatcaaagctctagcacaaatatagcaatcgatgcttttcctctatggaggaccattcttttactttcattgttgagtcagttcacctatttcgctccacctcaagaagcaaacacttgtgtgaactgtgcattgatttctacatatttgcttattgcacttattatattactctatgttgacaatatcaatgagatatacatgttacaagttgaaagcaaccgctgaaacttaatcttcctttgtgttgcttcaatgcctttactttgaattattgctttatgagttaactcttatgcaagactcattgatgcttgtcttgaagtactattcatgaaaagtctttgctatatgattcacttgtttactcatgtcatttacattgttttgatcgctgcattcactacatatgctttacaaatagtatgatcaagtttatgatggcatgtcactccagaaattatctttgttatcgttttacctgctcgggacgagcagaactaagcttggggatgctgatacgtctccaacgtatcgataatttcttatgttccatgccacattattgatgttatctacatgttttatgcacactttatgtcatattcgtgcattttctggaactaacctattaacaagatgccgaagtgccgttctgtttttactgctgtttttggtttcagaaatcctagtaacgaaatattctcggaatcggacgaaatcaacgcccaagttcctattttcaccggaagcatccagaacacccgggaaggaccagagggggggcactgggcccccagaccataggccggcgcggcccaggccctggccgcgccgccctatggtgtcgtcgccccttcgaccctcctgcgccgcctcttcgcctatataaagcctccgtcgcgaaaaccctgataagttcgacgaaaaccacagaaaccttccagagccgccgccatcgcgaggccaagatctgggggacaggagtctctgttccggcacgctgccggagcggggaagtgcccccggaaggcttctccatcgacaccgctgccatctccaccgccatcttcatcaccgctgctgctcccatgaggagggagtagttctccatcgaggctcggggctgtaccggtagctatgtggttcatctctcccatgtacctcaatacaataatctcaagagctgctttacatgattgagattcatatgagtttgtatcacaatttatctatgtgctactcttgcaaagttattaaagtagttctattcctcctgcacgtgtgtaaaggtgacagtgtgtgcaccgtgttagtacttggtttatgctatgatcatgatctcttgtagattatgaagttaattattgctatgatggtattgatgtgatctattcctcctacatatgcatggaggtgacagtgtgcatgctatgttagtacttggtttagttgtgttgatctatcttacactataaggttactaaaacatgagcattattgtggagcttgttaactccggcattgagggttcgtgtaatcctacgcaatgtgttcatcatccaacaaaagtgtagagtatgcatttatctattctgttatgtgatcaatgttgagagtgtccactagtgaaagtgtaatccctaggccttgttcctaaatactgcgttactactgcttgtttactgttttactgcgttactactgctgcaatactaccaccatcaactacacgccagcaagctattttctggcaccgttgctactgctcatatatattcataccacctgtatttcactatctcttcgccgaactagtgcacctattaggtgtgttggggacacaagagacttcttgctttgtggttgcagggttgcatgagagggatatctttgacctcttcctccctgagttcgataaaccttgggtgatccacttaagggaaaacttgctgctgttctacaaacctctgctcttggaggcccaacactgtctacaggaaaggagggggaacgtagacatcaataatctaataaaaagtcgtgtgcatcctttggatgcagaagctggggcgattttcccccttttcgaaaaaaatTAAGAATTCCCTTTAAAAGGTAGTCATTGACGCTTCGTCTTTCCCATCAATATGAGACTCCTCTCCCCACGATTCATGTAAGAGAAGTCATGGAGGCACATTTTTCTGACGCTTCGTCATTCCCATCAATATCCCTACCTCTCCCTATGGTTCATGCGAGAGAAGTGATGGAGGCATACTAGAAGTTTCTGTTTATAAAAGCCGTGATCTGCCTCTCGTTCCTAGAACGGACGAACCCGCGCGGCGGGTGGGCTTGGAATTCACGTTCGTATGCAGGGCCGAATTTTATGACCAACTAAACAATAGAATTAACTTCATCCCTTAAAAAGTTGAGTTAACTTAAAAAAACAATAGAATTAGGTATACTTGATTCTCAAGAGCCAGCTCAAGGTTTAATTCCCTGCATGGAAACACAACGTTGGCGTAATTACAAAGATTTTCCTACGCACTAAATGCATCATATGTTTTATACAATATAAAAATATATTATTGATTGGATATAAGATACCGTGGGCACTGAATTGTCCGATTCATTTCATTATATCCAGTATTTAATGTCGTAAAATATATGATGCATTTAGTGCATAGAAAAATCTTTGTGATTGATTTCATTAGATCAAGTATTTAATGTCGTAAAATATGTGATCCATTTAATTAGTGCATACGAAAGAATATAATTGCACCTAGGAAGCATAGAATTCTATACTTACATTTATGCAATTAATAATAGATCTTCATGTGCATAGAGTACCAAATAAGATATTTTGGCTGTAATTGcaattcattgtgtaccttgaatTGGACCATTTAATTTGTGATATGTTGGAAAGTCTATATAAAAAGTTCTATATGCATTATGGAATTGACCATCCAAGCTTTTGAAATGAAGGAAAGGCAATCTCTTAGACTGACCCTTATTCTATCATATATTTTTCTAGCCACTAGAGGAAATGGTACACAATCTATAAATCAAGGAAAAAATTATGGTCACATCGTCACATGTCAGCAATTTAACAAAACCATTGAGGTATGGACCAACAATTGCCTTATTTTTATATCTAGcagcttctttggtggctaaggtGATGAAACTTCAAAGCAGATGGAAGGCGGAGATATCTTTGATTGCGTTGACGTGAATCTACAACCATCTTTTAATCACCCATTGTTGAAAGACCACATAATTCAGGTAAATCAAATACATAAATAAAAGTTTTGCATTCAATATTTGGTCAATTTACTTGATTCATATTTGAGTACATGCGTGCATGAAGAGTGAGTTACCTGCTATAGATGGAGGTTGGATCTGTAGAAACTGACAAGATTAATTAtatcatgattttttttttgcattgctCTTTTCCAGGCTATTGTATTTCGTAAATTTGCTTCTGCCACCTCCTTCTTGTTTCAAGAATCTCTCTTTGTTTCCATTCTATAAATTATGAAATTAGAAGCATCAAATAAATAAATTTTCGATATGTGTAGATTTATTAAACATGAGTTGATAAATATACTTTGTTTATAATGACTCAAATTACACATCCGATTATACATATCCATTATTCAGTGACTAAGTTCCGCTTGCAAACAGATGGAACCAAGTTCTTTCCCAATAGGGATGGATGTCAAATCAGCGTCTCTACATCATGTATCACAAGCACAGCTACCTCTTGTTTCCTGCCCAAGAGGAACAATCCCTATACTACGTAACCATATAAGATACCGTATATCATCCAAAGGTATTGATGAAGTGGTTGGAAAGGATAAACAACAAGAGGTGAgttttattatatatctttgagaGAACATTAGCAGCCATTAGTTCATCAAAACACACCATGTATGCATACTATGATAAGTTGGTTAAGTTCCTAAATACTATCCCAGTGCAGCATCATATTTGAACCCTCTCTTTTAGTCTCTAATTATGGTCTGTCATATGAAATATATGATTTAGGGTCGTCATTAAATGGAATCAATTTTGTTTATTCAGTAGGTATCGTTCACATTTTCTTGAATATACATGTTACTTGACCTTTACTTGAATGGATATCATTTGTTACCAAGTTCTGCTGACACCTTATTGAAGGGTTTAACATACACATTCCCAACTCATATTCTCCAACATTAAGTTATATTCATGAAATGATATATGTGACGCGCTATATgactcactactaggaaaatgcttattgccggcgcaccaaaaaggcctattgccggcgcactagagcccgccggtgggaacaggccggtgacaatcgcttattgccggcgcaccagttgGTGCGTCGGTGGTAACTCGCAttatccccggcgcacctgtcttgttcgccggcggtaagttatacaagaaaacaaaaaaaaaatcaaatctagatctagatctagatctagatctagctagtCAGTGGTTGTTGTCTCTGCGCCGGTGTAGGAGGTACAGGAGGTGTAGGAGGATGGCGGAAGCTCCTGAGATCGTTGTGTCagtgtaggaggaggaggagtaggccggaggtggaggatCCCAGAGTAGGTGGGGGAGCCCGGAGTTGATGGAggtggccggaggtggtggaggaggccggaggtggtggaggaggctggaggtggtggaggaggccggagttgttggaggaggccggaggtggtggaggaggccggaggacgtCGTGGCCGTCGGTGGCCATCGTGGCCGTCGGTGCAGTAAAGGTCACCGGAGTAGCTCGCCGCAGTAGCTCGGTGTagtagatgaggaggaggaggaggaaaagagaaggaaaatgTGAAAATGAGGAGCACAGGCAGGTGTGGAGTATATATATACcataggttactgccggcgcacctactagggtggtgcgccgggggtaattttttcttttttttcatcaaaatctaaaagctgaaaaaagtcctgtttctgttttccaaatgacgaatccattttttctccaaacggccgtaggcggttgaaatcgaataggaaatttcgcgtagatcgattttgatataaaaaagtttttcatcggaggtcgtatgcaaccagaaaacccgttttaccgaaagatgacgccattttgcataatatatcgaaattcatttttttcaatttttatgaaagctagattacataatacatgggcagttcaaaggattttattttttgaattttctatcattttcttttttattttttgaaaactgaaaaggcgattcccgggggggggggggggggggggggagagaaaAATCTTGgcaccttacccccggcgcacctctatggtggtgcgctcCGGCGCACTAAATTTTCTTGTGCGCTGGCAGTATAGGTTCTTCGTCGGCGCGGCCTAACATGGCTCGCCGGCGGTATTTTGCCACCGGCGCGCGTCAATGATGGTGCGCCGGCACTATTCCGTGCAGCtatagcccttttcctagtaCTGACTTATAGTACATATATCGTTAATATTCTGTCTTCTCATTTAACGATACTAGTTCTGTCATGTAGGAGGTGGGAATCAAGTATCAGCACGATGATATATACGGGACACGGGCTATAATAAATGTTTATGAGCCAAAGGTGAAGAATCATACGAAGGATCTTAGTGCAACATCCATAAAAATTTATAATGGATCAGGTCGTGAAGAAGCAATTGTTGTTGGTTATTCGGTATCCCCGAGTCTAAGTGGTGATAGCTTCGCTAGGTTCCATGTTTCTTGGGTAATTATGATATTCCTTTTGAAACTTGTTGAACTTTAGATATATTATGATATGCAACTAtaaatataattttatattacatTAATGTTTACTAGGATGATGGCTTACTAAAAAAGCCATGTTATGATCACACATGTCCTGGTTTTGTGCAAGTGAATCACAATGTTGGTCTTGGAGGAAGGGTGCAACCTATTTCAGTATATAATGGACCACAATATGTCATAACTGTTCTTATGTTCAAGGTATTCTCGATTTTTTCTAATTTAGATACCTTATATAATCTAAAAGCCTTGCATGTGAATCTTTGTGTTTACTTAATTTATTTGATTTGTGAAAAATCTAGGTAGTTTACTATGATATTTATTGAGATTTGCCATTGAAATAATGAAGAGTTGATTCTTTTCCTACCATCTCTGAAATTCATAATATGTGCTAGACATTTGACATATAGATCATCCAAAgtgtcgtggatatgaccacggcagatgctacaggggttgcacttcattgatgcgagggcaagggaacatcgccatctacgggtcgaggtgcaagagacgcaagggttttacccaggttcagcccctccggagagtaaaaggcctacgtcctgctagatcttattgctcagtggagaattacaatggggggggctcagtcggcgagaagccaagagcttacaatgaggagattgaatctcagATGATGTGTCCTTCTTGGGTTCAGCCTGGGGGTTTATATttccacccccggcctagggttacaaagggataactccgaatcgtatcagttaCTACAAATCCGGGATACCGCACCCTTCTTCAAGTAATCTCTATCTTGAACCGAGCAGATCATCTCCTTAGGacttcggcccagtcgccttcgggcTCAGTCGGTTGGGCGACTGGCGGTCCTTCCTGGGCCTTCATCctcatggcgagtgggactggcgacccaccccctatgggcatacccccatcagtagtccccgagcgcggtggtgacGAAGTGTAGATCCGGTGCGGGTCGCGGAGAGGCACAAAGGCGGATTGAGGTGAATCACCACCGGGCTCCCGAAGTAAACTCCAGCTGATCGCTAGTCTTTACTCGCCTGAACTTGATGAGCCACTCGACGCAGGACGGTCGGCGTTATGCCAGTCGTCGTATGGCAGTCAGCGCATGCCAGTCGCCGCAGGCCAGTTGGCGTAAGCCCCGTGCGCAGACACGTGGAGGAggcaacggctagatttcacgttgaccgaggtgcAGGCCGTTTGCATGGAGTTGACCATTGGGCCTGATGTGACCGTTAACGGCTAGTCTTAACGCCCGTTCCGCTGATCCCGCCGCCGATCCTGACCGTTAATCACGGGGCGGCGATCTCGCAGCGAATCAACGGGTGGATTTGGTGCTTATCTGGGGCGAATGCAGCGATATAAAAGGCCGAACCCGGGGGTTAGGGCTTATCACTCCGCCACATTCTTCCTCCATTCCCATTCCCTTCTCTTTTCGTCGAGAGCTCCCgagcgcagccatggcggcgaGAGCCTGGGGCAAGTCCAAGGTCACGCACAAGTCCCTCCTTCCGTACGTCGCCTCCGGGGTCATCCCCGAGTTCAAACTGGAGCGCTGGCGAGTTCCTCCGGCGAACGAGGTGGAGCCGCTCCCGAGGCCGGGC includes the following:
- the LOC127305126 gene encoding protein neprosin-like — translated: MEGGDIFDCVDVNLQPSFNHPLLKDHIIQMEPSSFPIGMDVKSASLHHVSQAQLPLVSCPRGTIPILRNHIRYRISSKGIDEVVGKDKQQEEVGIKYQHDDIYGTRAIINVYEPKVKNHTKDLSATSIKIYNGSGREEAIVVGYSVSPSLSGDSFARFHVSWDDGLLKKPCYDHTCPGFVQVNHNVGLGGRVQPISVYNGPQYVITVLMFKDPKTKNWWVVYGEENTPVGYWPSSLFTYIKDRCESAFWGGQVSGPTASIDSPQIGSGHFASEGYGKSAFIKNIQIIDRNNKFFNPDDNKALTGSSNSSKFMVDGYGINKSGMHIYNGGPGDLV